Proteins from a genomic interval of Pseudodesulfovibrio nedwellii:
- a CDS encoding DUF4198 domain-containing protein, translated as MSLQRIVLALVCVFWATTVSAHFGMLIPDTDETTQQKRDVELTLSFSHPFELQGMELEKPAEFFVVIDDGKRMDLLSTLKETRVMDHTGWKTSYTPKRPGMYSFVFDPVPYKEDAENNYIRHITKVVVDGFGEGEEWNKPLGLETEIVPLTRPFGNYAGNVFQGIIMYKGKPAPFTRVEVEFYNKDGKRTAPNERMVTQEVLADSNGVFTFACPWQGWWGFAGLTTADEPYKGRELELGAVIWVEMK; from the coding sequence ATGAGTCTACAGAGAATCGTATTGGCATTGGTCTGCGTTTTTTGGGCGACAACCGTTTCCGCTCATTTTGGTATGTTGATTCCTGATACGGATGAGACAACTCAGCAAAAACGTGATGTGGAGTTGACCTTGTCTTTTTCCCATCCATTTGAACTGCAGGGTATGGAGCTGGAGAAGCCAGCTGAATTTTTTGTGGTCATAGATGACGGTAAGCGTATGGATCTTCTGTCTACGCTGAAGGAAACCCGCGTTATGGACCATACGGGTTGGAAAACCTCCTACACACCCAAGCGCCCTGGAATGTACTCATTCGTTTTTGATCCAGTTCCGTACAAGGAAGACGCTGAGAACAACTATATTCGTCATATCACCAAGGTTGTGGTCGATGGTTTTGGTGAAGGAGAGGAATGGAACAAGCCTTTAGGTTTGGAGACTGAAATCGTTCCTTTGACGCGTCCTTTTGGCAACTATGCCGGAAATGTTTTCCAAGGCATTATTATGTATAAGGGTAAACCTGCACCGTTTACTCGTGTCGAAGTTGAATTTTATAATAAAGATGGCAAACGTACCGCACCGAACGAGCGTATGGTGACGCAGGAAGTCCTTGCTGATTCCAATGGCGTTTTTACTTTTGCCTGTCCGTGGCAAGGCTGGTGGGGTTTTGCTGGTTTGACGACTGCTGACGAACCGTACAAAGGTCGTGAGCTTGAACTCGGCGCAGTGATCTGGGTCGAAATGAAGTAA
- a CDS encoding OmpP1/FadL family transporter: MKRASAIFFCSFVLCILASAVTVHAGGFALYEWGNRALGMGTANYATGNDASVIAYNPSQMTKLEGTNVYAGTAVINPMSDVYIDGDKSTTRSVNHVVPHAYITHQVNDDLYIGLGEYTRFGLGTKYDDDWAGATLLQEALLETYSLTPTVAYKVTDDLALSGGVEFIKGGFMIKKMLSPVGQKFKVDVDSAALAFNLSMLYDITDDLNFGFIYRSPVHFVGKGKATYHNAAGVLLSSGNATLTADFPASYTAGLGYSPIENLTFEFDIVYTQWEQFDRIEFDFDGFALPDTEEEFNYKSTWRFQLGAEYLVTNALALRAGYVYDQTPIRHEYTSPLLPANDRQMFTLGAGYAINNLTFDLSGMYIVTKERHGMKMTDAIGTTYDADFKNGRTWGAGLSVGYAF, translated from the coding sequence ATGAAACGTGCATCCGCCATTTTTTTCTGTAGTTTCGTACTCTGTATTTTAGCGTCCGCAGTGACTGTTCATGCGGGCGGTTTTGCTCTTTATGAGTGGGGTAACCGTGCACTGGGTATGGGTACCGCCAACTATGCGACAGGTAATGACGCTTCAGTCATCGCTTATAACCCGTCTCAGATGACCAAGCTGGAAGGCACCAATGTTTATGCCGGGACAGCGGTCATTAATCCGATGTCGGATGTTTACATCGACGGCGACAAGTCAACCACTCGTTCCGTGAACCATGTTGTTCCGCATGCCTACATTACCCACCAGGTCAATGATGATCTGTATATAGGTTTGGGTGAATACACCCGTTTTGGTCTTGGTACGAAGTATGACGATGATTGGGCCGGTGCCACTTTACTTCAGGAAGCTCTGCTGGAAACATATTCATTAACACCCACAGTCGCTTACAAAGTGACTGATGATTTGGCGCTTTCAGGTGGCGTTGAGTTCATTAAGGGTGGCTTTATGATTAAGAAAATGCTTTCTCCGGTTGGTCAAAAATTTAAAGTAGATGTAGATTCAGCCGCTCTCGCATTCAATTTGTCCATGCTCTACGATATCACCGATGATTTGAATTTTGGTTTTATCTACCGGTCTCCGGTTCATTTTGTAGGAAAAGGTAAGGCTACTTATCATAATGCAGCTGGCGTTCTTCTCTCTTCTGGAAATGCAACGCTTACCGCTGATTTCCCTGCCAGTTATACCGCTGGATTGGGATATTCTCCCATTGAAAATCTGACGTTTGAATTTGATATTGTGTACACTCAGTGGGAACAGTTTGACCGTATCGAATTTGATTTTGACGGTTTCGCCCTGCCTGATACTGAAGAAGAGTTTAACTACAAGAGCACATGGCGCTTTCAGCTTGGTGCAGAGTATTTGGTTACCAATGCGTTGGCCCTGCGAGCTGGTTATGTCTACGACCAAACTCCTATTCGACATGAGTACACTTCTCCTTTGTTGCCTGCGAATGATCGGCAGATGTTCACTCTTGGTGCTGGATACGCAATTAATAACCTGACGTTCGACCTGTCCGGTATGTATATCGTGACCAAGGAACGCCATGGTATGAAGATGACTGATGCTATTGGTACTACATATGATGCAGATTTCAAGAATGGTCGTACTTGGGGAGCCGGTCTCTCAGTCGGGTATGCCTTCTAA